The Spirochaetota bacterium genomic interval ATATTATCAATATTTTCACTGCCTATACCATGACCCGTATCTCCAATAGTTATCGTAACATGACCATCATCAACATCTGTGATAATCTCAATCTTGTCCTTAGGGCCAGTTGCCTCAATTGAATTCTGTAGCAGATTCAAGATCACTTGCTTAATCTGATTAAAATCTACACGAAGGAGTGGAATTTGTTTGTTTAACCTCAATGAAACCTCTATCCCCTTCTCCTTTAATTGATTCCATAATAGTTCCATCGTTTCATTTATCGCATCATTTACATTATTGTATTCTATTACAAAGGACGAGATCTTGGTAAAGTCCATAATATTAGAAAGGATATCCTCAAGCCTCTTTGACTCCTTTATTATTATATCAGCCGCCCTAAGCACCTCTACATCATTCTCAGCAAGCTTTTCTATTCGCCTAGCATATCCTCCCATCGTAACCAATGGATTTCTGATCTCATGAGCTAAATGAGTAGCAACACGTCCAACCGCTGCCAATCTCTCTGATTCAACCATGGATTTCTGTCTCCTTCTCATTGCCTCCATTTGCATTTCTAAGGAAAAGATAATGCGGTTGTTTTCGATATATAGCGCCACCTGAAGACTAAATGTAGAGAGTAGCTGAATATGATCATCTATAATGGGAATAGGAGTATCTAAATTATCAGCAATGATTAAACCTATTGCCCTATTATCAACAATAAGCGGTACCACAACAAATTCATCCACATTCATAAATTCTCTAACCTCATTGTCAACCCTATCATCACCATTGGAATCTTGAATGTGAATTATCTCTTGATTCTTTAATGATCTCACGAAGATATTATTACTATCCATATCAAATATAATGGATTCTGTCATATCTGGCATTCTCATACTTTTCACTATTGAAATAGTATGACCGTTATCAGGATTAGTGAAAGCAGCATAACCTCCGGAGCCAGATAAAATATTTTGTATCTTAAGGGTTGAATCTGAACCTACAATCATTTCCCATCTTAGTGATTTTTCCCTCTCATCCAGGAGAAAGAGCATCGCTCTTGCAAATCCAAGTCCATTTTTGGAGGTTATGCTTGAAAGTATAGTATATAGATTAGTATTATTCTTTTCATCTCTATAAGTCAGATCTGATAAACCTTCCAATACATTAATCTGATAATCCTTTTTGCATCTTGTTGTTATATCATCTATTATAAGAGAAATATGCTCCCATCCATGGGTTGCTATCTTTGATAATTTCATATCAGCTATAATGGATATTTTCTTTTTGGAGAAGAGATGTATTTTCTCTAATAGAATTGAATTATTGAATGACTTCACTTGAGTGATCGCTTCATTAATCTTATTTGTAACAAAAATGAATATTTCGTTTATGTTTCTACCAATTATTTCCTCCAAATCTACTTGAAACTTTTTACAGAAGCTATCATTGGCAAAGATGATTTCTCTCTTTTCATTAAGAATAACTAGATATGAATCAACTAAAAGGATTATGTCATTGTAAAACTCATAAAATTTTTCAATCTCAAACTTCTGGATTGTCAACACTTCATTAACATGCCTTCCAATAATTATAAGCTCATTAAATATTTTTGCCAATTCATCATTTTCATTTACATGTTCCTGTGAGACAATATACTTTCCCCTTTTCAGCTCATCTATTACTCCGATTATATTTTTTATTCTTCTAACAAATAAATATTTATAACCTATCTTTAATGTAATTGATTGTAGTAAGAGAAAGGATCCAATCCCCATAAGAGAATAACGTAAAATCTCAGATGAAAGATATTCCTTATAAATGTAAGCAAATATCATACCTAATAAAATGAAAACATCTGGCAGATACAGGATGAAGATTCTTACAAAAGAGTATTTACTCAAATATCCTCCTTGCTCCATTTGATTTTTATTGAGGAAGAAAGAGCAGTTATTCTTATCATTAATATAGATGATTCAAAGTAGTGTTTAATATAATAAGGGACTTTCATTTTTTGAGAAACAGTTGTAATTCCAAGATAAAAAGATAAGGATTTCTATAAATAATGGCAAAATACTGAGAATTAGGAATTACAGCTATAACACATTAAAATGTTTTATTACAAAAGATGCAACAACAAATTTCACCCCATGTTTTTGAAACATCATACAACATGAAATGAAAGATCATATATAAAGAAAATATACCCTACGAAACTAATTCAGCTATTTGTCATATTGTATATTGAACCATGTTAAATCGTTAAGAGATGGAATTGATATGTTTAACTATCAAGAGGGGTGATGAGGTTCAAAAA includes:
- a CDS encoding ATP-binding protein, with translation MSKYSFVRIFILYLPDVFILLGMIFAYIYKEYLSSEILRYSLMGIGSFLLLQSITLKIGYKYLFVRRIKNIIGVIDELKRGKYIVSQEHVNENDELAKIFNELIIIGRHVNEVLTIQKFEIEKFYEFYNDIILLVDSYLVILNEKREIIFANDSFCKKFQVDLEEIIGRNINEIFIFVTNKINEAITQVKSFNNSILLEKIHLFSKKKISIIADMKLSKIATHGWEHISLIIDDITTRCKKDYQINVLEGLSDLTYRDEKNNTNLYTILSSITSKNGLGFARAMLFLLDEREKSLRWEMIVGSDSTLKIQNILSGSGGYAAFTNPDNGHTISIVKSMRMPDMTESIIFDMDSNNIFVRSLKNQEIIHIQDSNGDDRVDNEVREFMNVDEFVVVPLIVDNRAIGLIIADNLDTPIPIIDDHIQLLSTFSLQVALYIENNRIIFSLEMQMEAMRRRQKSMVESERLAAVGRVATHLAHEIRNPLVTMGGYARRIEKLAENDVEVLRAADIIIKESKRLEDILSNIMDFTKISSFVIEYNNVNDAINETMELLWNQLKEKGIEVSLRLNKQIPLLRVDFNQIKQVILNLLQNSIEATGPKDKIEIITDVDDGHVTITIGDTGHGIGSENIDNIFEPFFTTKVTGIGLGLAIVNKIIRDHNGRITIRNKETGGAEFSIMLPISQ